Part of the Deltaproteobacteria bacterium genome is shown below.
GTGCCCCAGCGAACTGAACCGGGAAGCGGTAGACTTTAAAACGCTGGCCTTTGGTGACACCATCCACACTACCACGGTCGATGAAAACATAATTCCCTTGAGCTACAAAAGCTTCATGGTCGTTTTGCACAGCTAAAATAACACCATCAACAACTTTGTCGGCTCGCGTAGGATAAACCGTTACCAGCGGTGACTGCAGCAAAGGCGCAACCAATTGACCGCGTTCCATTTCAGCAACGGCTCTAAGAACCCGCGCTGTCCCCACGCCCTCGCGGTAATTCACCACCTGAAACATGCCAGTGATTTGAGTCATGTAGCCAAAGAAATCTCCCGACTTCGGGTGATTAACTTCTTTAATCGTTCTGTAAGAAACGTAGCGGGTTCCCGGCTTGGGCACGACGCCATCGGCAAACTTGACGTAAACCGTATCGCCGGATGCCAGGAGCAGTCTATCGGGCGCGGCATTCACCAACCTCCCCTGTTCTTCGAGCTGCTTTTTCGTCAAAAAGATATTCAAAAACGCGCGCTGTGGTTGGTTCTCTGGTGGAACTCTTCTCTGCGTTGACCCAGCAATCACTTCAATGGGTGGAGATTTTTGCGTCAGAAAGTCATCATAAGCTAAGACTTCTTCTTCTTCTTGTTCACCAACCGTTTCGGTATCTTCCTCATCCTCACCCGATTTTTGAACACCTGTCAGTGCCTCCGCCATGATGTCCATGCTTGGTAGGTCTTCAGTAGGAACTTCAAACCGAATAATATCCCCTGGATAAATCCAATGCGGATTCGTAATTTCCGGGTTCATAGACCAAACGCGGGGCCACAGTTCAGGGCGCCCAAGCACCGCTTCGCAAATGTCCCAAAGCGTGTCACCGTCTTCAACCAAGTGTTGGTTCTTATTGGGCTGGAAATCATCAGACACCGTCTCTTCGTCTACAGACTGCGCGTAAACGCTCACTGCGCCAATCAGGCCCACGGTTGCCAGAGCGGTTACAACCAGTACGACAGAAAGATGTTTCATATTCATGATCCCCCACCTTGAATCGAGCCTAAGTGTGCACGCGCTAATTCTGCTTCCGCACTTTGCGGATAACGAGAGAGCAACACTGAAAATGTGGTGCGCGCGTCATCAACTCGCTTCATGTTTTTGTAGCTCAAGCCTGTCTTGAGTAAGGCTCCTGCTGCTTTCGTATGCTTTGGATAATCGGTAAAAACTCGCTCATAGTGCACAATAGCTACCTGAGGCCGGCTCGATTCGTAGTGACATTCACCCAGCCAATAGTGCGCGCTCGGCGCGTGATTGGACTGCGGATATTGGCCCAATAATTTTTCGAGTAGAATTCCAGCCTTATCAAGCTCTCCAGCACCGTGATGCTCAAGCGCTCGGATAAACAATCTGCGCTCCGGCGATTGGACAACCTGTGCAGGTCTCGTATGTACAGGCGGCGGCGCCACCGCAACCACAGCCAATGGCGGCTCTTCGGGAGTGCCCCTCAGAGTCAGTACAATTGGCTCCTCATCATCTACAGAGTCGCCGGTCTCTTCCGCATTATCGGTGCGCTCTGGTGTGAGCCGCACGACCTGAAGTTCAGGCTGCATCGTATGGGCGCTGGAATCGAA
Proteins encoded:
- a CDS encoding tetratricopeptide repeat protein — encoded protein: MKVLTGIAACTLMITLSACGPNARDLELKRLTKVVETLQGQMVSQDQRIEALTDKMIVMKQARIGFDSSAHTMQPELQVVRLTPERTDNAEETGDSVDDEEPIVLTLRGTPEEPPLAVVAVAPPPVHTRPAQVVQSPERRLFIRALEHHGAGELDKAGILLEKLLGQYPQSNHAPSAHYWLGECHYESSRPQVAIVHYERVFTDYPKHTKAAGALLKTGLSYKNMKRVDDARTTFSVLLSRYPQSAEAELARAHLGSIQGGGS
- a CDS encoding LysM peptidoglycan-binding domain-containing protein; this translates as MNMKHLSVVLVVTALATVGLIGAVSVYAQSVDEETVSDDFQPNKNQHLVEDGDTLWDICEAVLGRPELWPRVWSMNPEITNPHWIYPGDIIRFEVPTEDLPSMDIMAEALTGVQKSGEDEEDTETVGEQEEEEVLAYDDFLTQKSPPIEVIAGSTQRRVPPENQPQRAFLNIFLTKKQLEEQGRLVNAAPDRLLLASGDTVYVKFADGVVPKPGTRYVSYRTIKEVNHPKSGDFFGYMTQITGMFQVVNYREGVGTARVLRAVAEMERGQLVAPLLQSPLVTVYPTRADKVVDGVILAVQNDHEAFVAQGNYVFIDRGSVDGVTKGQRFKVYRFPVQFAGAPEEVARLDIGTLMVVDAKDKASTCLVVNANQEISPGDAVRTMP